Genomic segment of Paenibacillus sp. FSL R5-0623:
CATTTTGTTATCGAAAACAAATCGCAAGTAGACGGGAATATTCATACCTCCTACTCATGGGATTCACAAGGGAGAATACATGGAAGTGGATTAACCACAGAGAATCATGCGACCTTGGAAGACGAATTCATTGCGTACATCTATGATACCCTTTGCTGGTTGGATACATGGAATCCATCTACCTGTATGACATGTAGTGGACTGAACAACTATGGAATAACCGTGATCGAAGAACAGGATGTTTTGTTGAAGTTTCATCAACTCAACCGGGCCTGGATTGATCTATTTAGCCATGCGACTGATCCGATTGTTCTTACAGGGAATTACAGTATTGATGGAGAAGATCAGAAGGGATACTACGAGAAACTCGTGTACAACAAAGTCGAATTAATCAACGAATTAAACAAGCTTGCGAACATGGCAAAGTATGCTGAGGTAAATGGGAAATGCATTGTGCATTTTGGGATATGAATCAATAGAAAAGTCTCCTGATAAAAATTATGATCTGTTGAGAGAAAGGAGCAAGAGTAATGACTAGTCGTATTGTTGTTACGGGTGGAGCTATTATTCGCGATCATAAGGGAAGGGTTCTGCTGCAAAAGAGATCAGATTATGGAGATTGGGGATTACCCGGTGGTGGTATGGAGCCAGGTGAACGAATCGAAGAAACCATGATTAGAGAAGTGAAAGAGGAAACAGGGCTTGAGGTGAGTTCTTATGAATTGGCCTCCATCTACACGGGCGAGAGGATGCACTATACGTATCCGGATGGAAATGAAGTAGTATTTGTAATGTTTTTATTTGACGTTATTGCGGAGTTGGAAGGAAAACTCTGTGATGATCAAGTAACTCTTTTATTTGAAGATGAACAAAAGGAGTCATTACAGCTTATTTTTAAAAGTTTGGATGAGATTGATATTGCCACAATTAACAATGTGCAGAAGCCTATATTTGTAGACTTGAAGCAAGGAGAGTCTAAATTGCTACGCGAGTGATAGCGTTAATAGAATAGTTTAGATACTTTTACATTGCCTTGGCCTATGGTTCATTTTGCAATTGCATCCGAATTGATATCAGATCCATCCCCTGAATTATTATTGGGAAACCTCGCTCCAGATTCCATCCATGTAAGAACTAATCTTCGTACCGAAAAGGCAAAAAACCACCTCATGCCAGAGGCAGGAAGGTTCGCAACAGACGAAGAACTTAAAGGATTTTTTGAGTCCAACAAGAAGTTAGCTTATAGTGATCCCAAATTCATGCAATATCTTTGCGGATACATCGCCCATATCTATACGGATCGCGTGTGGACTTTCGATATTTATCCTGCATATGAAGTCCAGCCCAACGGAAGAAGCGTGTATACACAGGATGTCACGAAGCTAGAGTTTATGATTTTACGGAATTGGAACAGGGCCCATGAATGGTTAAGTGAGCTGAACGTGGGGAAAGCATTTGGTTTAGGTGGATTGCTGGAATCTGAGGTGTACCAGTATAGAGGAAAGAAACTTGAGTTTTTAACTAACCCTGACAACGAACCTTTGGGCGACTTAAATATTTTATCCATGGAAGCTATGGAAGAGTTCATACATAAAACTGCGTTAGCGCTAAAAGAATTGTATACAAAATGGAATGTGTATAATGATTTACGCAGCAGTGTGTAAGTAAGGGAGGAATTTACCTGAAGGTATACAGGAAACGACTCCGCAAAATTGTAGTGAATGATACACTGTTCCTGTACGTTGTGGATGAGCAAGCATACGATATCGTCATTCGGGTTTATTCGAATGCGCTTAAATCCACATTTGTAGAGTTCGATGTTGCTTGGGAAGATACATGGGATATATTTGTCTATGAACCCAGACTGATATCCAACCTTATTCAATATGCTATAAAACAAGGGTGGGACTACCAACAGAAGAACAACAAAATGAGATTCAACAACGCGAACAGCATTGTAAGAATTTTAATGGCAGAGAAACAAACATGATCATAAGGAACGTGGACACAAATTGAAAGCACGTCTCCTGCTCCTCAATTCACCTATTTTAAATTAGAAGATATGTAATGAAAGGCATGGCCACCAGTTAATCTTGCATCATAGAATCACATAAAGGAGTATGCTATGGACATCGTTATGACGCTTGAACCACACGGATGGCTGGATATCCTGGTTAAACCTAATCAAGGAGAACAGATAGAGATTCCGGTTTCTTTTTTGTCGGATGCGGTTGATGAGATGGCACGTCAATTCGTTGCATTGCAC
This window contains:
- a CDS encoding NUDIX domain-containing protein, which produces MTSRIVVTGGAIIRDHKGRVLLQKRSDYGDWGLPGGGMEPGERIEETMIREVKEETGLEVSSYELASIYTGERMHYTYPDGNEVVFVMFLFDVIAELEGKLCDDQVTLLFEDEQKESLQLIFKSLDEIDIATINNVQKPIFVDLKQGESKLLRE